In Pedobacter sp. WC2423, the following are encoded in one genomic region:
- a CDS encoding acyl-CoA thioesterase — protein MTIEEKIKASETRIFKAVFPNTTNHYDTLFGGTAMHMMDEVAFITATRFSRQRMVTVSSDRIDFKMPIPAGTIVELVGTVSHIGNTSMKVKVEIYVEQMYCDDREKAVTGEFSFVAIDEHKKPTAILK, from the coding sequence ATGACTATAGAAGAGAAGATTAAAGCATCAGAGACCCGAATTTTTAAAGCCGTATTTCCTAATACTACCAATCATTATGATACCTTATTTGGTGGAACAGCCATGCATATGATGGATGAAGTGGCATTTATTACTGCTACAAGGTTTAGCCGTCAGAGAATGGTTACAGTAAGCAGTGACAGGATAGATTTTAAAATGCCTATTCCTGCCGGAACTATTGTTGAACTGGTTGGCACGGTCAGCCATATCGGAAATACCAGTATGAAAGTAAAGGTAGAAATCTATGTAGAACAGATGTATTGTGACGATCGTGAAAAAGCTGTTACCGGTGAATTCTCCTTTGTAGCGATTGATGAACATAAAAAACCTACAGCGATTCTTAAATAA
- a CDS encoding GTP-binding protein, whose translation MKAKEVTILTGFLGAGKTTVLNAVISKMKDTRFAIIENEIGAESIDAGLIIKGDEDVVELNNGCICCTLNDDLFEILNNLWDKKDSWDHLIIEATGIADPANIAHPFLTMDQVKRGYDLKRVICIVDAELIEDQLKERPEAIQQIAFSDCILLNKVERVSEDYVKELQAVLKAINPFAEILIATKDDFQVHQMFARARFANFYSNPKPVSTPKGMFTLSNGSNEKQSLMAFAASHQKHEHSDIETILLKYKESLNIEELEHRMMVFLILQSANVYRIKGIIYSHLFQSRIILQTVGKSLSITLGENWLPDEIKETKIVVIGKGLKVFGFDKMFRTCLYAESDLK comes from the coding sequence ATGAAAGCAAAAGAAGTAACAATCCTCACAGGATTTTTAGGCGCAGGGAAAACAACAGTCCTGAATGCGGTAATTTCAAAAATGAAAGATACCCGTTTTGCGATCATAGAGAATGAGATTGGTGCGGAGAGTATTGATGCCGGACTAATTATTAAAGGGGATGAAGATGTGGTGGAGTTGAATAACGGGTGCATTTGCTGTACGCTCAACGATGACCTGTTTGAGATTTTAAATAATTTATGGGATAAAAAGGATTCATGGGATCATTTGATCATTGAAGCTACTGGTATTGCTGATCCTGCAAATATTGCGCATCCTTTTTTGACTATGGACCAGGTGAAAAGGGGATATGATTTAAAAAGAGTTATTTGTATTGTAGATGCAGAGCTTATCGAAGATCAGTTAAAGGAACGTCCTGAAGCGATTCAGCAGATCGCCTTTAGTGACTGTATTTTATTGAATAAGGTGGAGCGGGTGAGTGAAGATTATGTCAAAGAATTACAGGCTGTTTTAAAGGCGATCAATCCATTTGCTGAAATACTGATTGCCACTAAGGATGATTTTCAGGTGCATCAAATGTTTGCCAGAGCGCGTTTTGCTAATTTCTACAGCAATCCAAAGCCTGTTTCTACACCAAAAGGAATGTTTACCCTGAGTAATGGCAGTAATGAAAAGCAATCATTAATGGCTTTTGCTGCTTCTCATCAAAAACATGAACACAGTGATATTGAAACTATACTTTTAAAATATAAGGAGAGTTTGAATATTGAAGAACTGGAGCATCGGATGATGGTTTTTCTGATTCTGCAATCAGCTAATGTATACCGGATCAAGGGCATTATTTACAGTCATCTTTTTCAAAGCAGAATTATTTTGCAAACAGTAGGGAAATCACTTTCTATTACGCTTGGGGAAAACTGGTTACCTGATGAAATTAAAGAAACAAAGATCGTTGTGATTGGAAAAGGGCTTAAAGTGTTTGGTTTTGATAAAATGTTCCGTACTTGTTTATATGCTGAATCTGATCTAAAATAG
- a CDS encoding aminopeptidase C — translation MNKSIFKPLVFASGLLLTSTFGFAQDNLVNSLKNNQSANSTSGFKFTDVINLENTPVKNQGSSGTCWSYSTNSFLESEMIRMGKAPVALSEMFSARNVYVEKGKNYVRMHGAVSLGDGGALHDVINMYRKYGAVPQVNYTGLNYGTKINKLSEMGAITTGILEAVVKNKTLTPNWEKAYTGAIDAYLGQVPEKFDYKGKSYTPQTFAKQVIGINPDDYVELSSFNDHPFYSKFTLLVQDNWSFDQVYNVKVNEITDIIDNALKNGYSVAWATDVSEKSFSYKNGVAYIPVKPYDEMNEQEKATMFSEPKPEMEITQENRQLAFDNYETTDDHGMHIVGSAKDQNGKEYYIVKNSWGVTNDYKGYLYVTKNYVKYKTTAFLLNKGGIPAAIRKNLGI, via the coding sequence ATGAATAAATCAATATTTAAACCTTTAGTCTTCGCCTCAGGACTACTATTAACTTCAACATTTGGATTTGCACAGGATAATCTGGTCAATTCTTTAAAAAACAATCAATCTGCAAACAGTACTTCAGGCTTTAAATTCACGGATGTGATTAACCTTGAAAATACACCGGTTAAAAATCAGGGTTCCTCAGGAACTTGCTGGAGCTATTCTACAAACTCTTTCCTGGAATCAGAAATGATCAGAATGGGTAAAGCACCCGTAGCTTTATCAGAAATGTTTTCAGCGCGTAATGTTTATGTAGAAAAAGGTAAGAATTATGTACGCATGCATGGCGCTGTTTCTTTAGGTGACGGTGGAGCTTTGCATGATGTAATCAATATGTACAGAAAATACGGCGCAGTTCCGCAAGTCAACTATACAGGCTTAAACTACGGTACTAAAATTAATAAACTAAGTGAAATGGGTGCAATTACTACAGGTATATTAGAAGCTGTAGTTAAAAACAAAACATTAACACCAAACTGGGAAAAAGCTTATACAGGAGCAATTGATGCTTATTTAGGTCAGGTTCCTGAAAAATTCGATTACAAAGGTAAAAGCTATACCCCACAAACTTTTGCAAAACAGGTGATAGGGATTAATCCGGATGATTATGTAGAATTGTCTTCATTTAACGATCATCCTTTTTACAGCAAATTCACTTTACTGGTACAGGACAACTGGTCATTTGACCAGGTTTACAATGTTAAAGTGAATGAAATCACTGATATCATTGACAATGCATTGAAAAATGGTTACTCTGTAGCCTGGGCTACTGATGTAAGCGAGAAATCTTTCTCTTACAAAAATGGAGTAGCTTATATCCCTGTTAAACCATATGATGAAATGAATGAGCAGGAAAAAGCAACGATGTTCAGTGAGCCAAAACCAGAAATGGAAATCACTCAGGAAAACCGTCAGTTAGCTTTTGATAACTATGAAACTACAGATGATCACGGTATGCATATCGTTGGATCAGCTAAAGATCAGAATGGTAAAGAATACTATATTGTTAAAAATTCATGGGGTGTAACCAATGACTATAAAGGTTATTTGTATGTAACCAAGAATTATGTAAAATATAAAACTACTGCTTTCTTATTGAACAAAGGCGGTATACCGGCAGCGATCAGAAAAAACCTGGGTATTTAA
- a CDS encoding Gfo/Idh/MocA family oxidoreductase, which produces MQKPIKTGILSFGMSGKLFHAPFVAAHPGFDLYAVVERSEKTAQLRFPELKSYDSVDELIADPEIELIIINTPNYTHFEFAQKALRAGKHVLVEKPFTVTVEEAELLFQEAKERKLYLLPYQNRRYDSDFLAAKEILDSKKLGQLVEAHIRYDRYRYTIGPKVFKETPMPGSGLLYDLGPHLLDMVFALFGEPLTWTKTLGCYRPGTQVDDYAYLHLKYPGNLQVFITMSMLVVEQQPAFVLHGTKGSYFKHRSDIQETQLLKNMSPDDPLYGIELPGKEGILSTIDAGGQITRTIIPPGKASYLNLFEAVYQTIRADKPYPVQQEQIIRQITILESK; this is translated from the coding sequence ATGCAAAAACCAATAAAAACAGGCATATTATCCTTTGGAATGTCTGGAAAGTTATTTCACGCCCCATTCGTAGCTGCACATCCCGGATTCGATTTATATGCAGTAGTAGAAAGATCAGAAAAAACAGCACAGCTTCGTTTTCCTGAGCTCAAAAGCTATGACTCTGTAGATGAACTTATTGCAGATCCGGAGATAGAACTGATCATTATCAATACCCCGAACTATACACATTTTGAATTTGCACAAAAAGCCCTTCGCGCTGGTAAACACGTTTTGGTAGAAAAACCATTTACAGTAACCGTTGAAGAAGCTGAATTACTTTTTCAAGAGGCAAAAGAACGTAAGCTATATCTCCTTCCTTACCAGAATCGTCGCTACGACAGCGATTTTTTAGCTGCAAAAGAGATCTTAGACAGTAAAAAACTAGGACAACTCGTAGAAGCTCATATCCGCTATGACAGATACCGGTATACCATCGGGCCTAAAGTATTTAAAGAAACGCCAATGCCAGGCAGTGGTTTATTATACGATCTCGGGCCCCATTTACTCGATATGGTATTCGCACTGTTTGGTGAGCCATTAACGTGGACTAAAACATTGGGCTGCTACCGTCCGGGAACACAAGTAGATGACTATGCCTATCTGCATTTAAAATATCCCGGAAACCTGCAGGTATTTATTACGATGAGCATGCTGGTTGTAGAACAGCAGCCCGCATTTGTGCTCCATGGAACCAAAGGTTCTTACTTCAAACATCGTTCAGATATACAGGAAACACAACTCTTAAAAAACATGAGCCCTGATGATCCATTATATGGAATTGAATTACCAGGAAAAGAAGGTATTTTGAGTACAATTGATGCAGGCGGACAAATTACCAGAACAATTATTCCTCCAGGCAAAGCTTCTTATCTGAATTTATTCGAGGCTGTTTATCAGACCATAAGAGCAGATAAACCCTATCCTGTACAGCAAGAACAGATTATCCGCCAAATTACGATACTGGAAAGTAAATAA
- a CDS encoding tetratricopeptide repeat protein, translating to MLVYSPEEEEVFFDQIDQVYTLTESQNLEEAEQLLLEINESIPHPKENCSVGGILLDSIFSFYEQTGQVEKALPHFLKETEYLQEKMKTETVKSSGHFITTGSIYYALGDLDKARVYFKIAHSLGKNSIFHDFNADFLHMAVTSDVEFEEFKENFVPADHSQQEELTDEQQDLMEEYCDQGNLEMDASNFDKAAEWFQKALDVLPAPKEDWEAAGWVSASCGDAYFNAGKYKEALEHLLVAHDIYTSEEEVNPFVLLRLGETYFELGDHENATANLLAAYEMEGADLFEDDQKYLKYLKTKHKL from the coding sequence ATGTTAGTTTATAGTCCAGAAGAAGAAGAAGTATTTTTTGATCAGATTGATCAGGTTTATACACTGACTGAGTCTCAAAATTTAGAAGAAGCTGAACAGCTTTTATTGGAGATTAATGAATCGATCCCTCATCCTAAAGAAAATTGCAGTGTTGGCGGCATATTGCTGGATAGCATTTTCTCTTTTTATGAGCAGACCGGTCAGGTTGAAAAGGCATTGCCTCATTTTTTAAAAGAAACTGAATATCTTCAGGAAAAAATGAAGACTGAAACTGTAAAAAGTTCTGGTCATTTTATCACCACTGGCAGCATTTATTATGCGCTTGGTGACCTGGATAAAGCAAGAGTATATTTTAAGATTGCTCATAGTTTAGGGAAAAATAGTATTTTTCATGATTTTAATGCAGATTTTCTGCATATGGCAGTGACTTCTGATGTGGAATTTGAAGAGTTCAAGGAGAATTTTGTTCCTGCTGATCATTCACAACAAGAAGAGCTGACAGATGAGCAGCAGGATTTGATGGAAGAATACTGTGATCAGGGAAACCTGGAGATGGATGCATCAAATTTCGATAAAGCTGCGGAATGGTTCCAGAAAGCACTGGATGTATTACCAGCGCCTAAAGAAGATTGGGAAGCAGCAGGCTGGGTTTCGGCCTCTTGTGGCGATGCTTACTTTAATGCAGGAAAGTATAAGGAAGCTTTGGAACATTTGCTGGTAGCGCATGATATCTATACCAGTGAGGAAGAAGTGAACCCTTTTGTATTGCTGAGATTAGGCGAGACTTATTTTGAGTTGGGAGATCATGAAAATGCAACCGCAAATTTATTGGCTGCTTATGAAATGGAAGGTGCTGATCTTTTTGAGGATGACCAGAAATATCTGAAATACCTTAAAACAAAACATAAACTTTAA
- a CDS encoding histone H1 yields MEKFSKLKELLAAVEVDAEKFYAAGNSAAGTRVRKAMQDLKVLAQDIRTEVTEKKNTAK; encoded by the coding sequence ATGGAAAAATTTTCAAAACTAAAAGAATTGCTTGCTGCTGTTGAAGTTGATGCGGAAAAATTTTATGCTGCGGGCAACAGTGCAGCAGGTACAAGAGTACGTAAAGCAATGCAGGATTTAAAAGTCCTTGCTCAGGATATCCGTACTGAAGTAACGGAGAAAAAAAACACAGCTAAATAA
- a CDS encoding response regulator transcription factor, translating to MNKKILVLEKNRDILELIHIVLTDEGYHVDPLSSEKEIFEHIRNFRPDVILLDVISPTEEGTALCKTIKAAEDFSHIPVIVLSTHPKPEVVKEICADEVVPKPFDISFLLSTIEHQLISA from the coding sequence ATGAATAAAAAGATATTAGTATTGGAAAAGAACAGAGATATTCTTGAACTGATTCATATTGTCCTGACTGATGAAGGTTATCATGTTGATCCGTTATCTTCAGAAAAAGAAATATTTGAGCATATCAGAAATTTCCGGCCAGATGTGATTCTGCTGGATGTAATCAGTCCCACTGAAGAAGGAACAGCATTATGCAAAACCATTAAGGCCGCCGAAGACTTCAGCCATATTCCGGTAATCGTGTTATCAACACATCCTAAACCGGAGGTAGTGAAAGAGATATGTGCAGATGAAGTTGTACCTAAACCTTTCGATATCTCTTTCTTACTCTCCACTATAGAGCACCAATTGATCAGTGCTTAA
- the mgrA gene encoding L-glyceraldehyde 3-phosphate reductase: MPYLANPERYTQMQYRRCGKSGLKLPAISLGLWHNFGYVDQLENSRNMVKLAFDSGITHFDLANNYGPPPGSAEENFCTILKQDFSAYRDEMIISSKAGYTMWDGPYGDWGSKKYLVSSLDQSLRRMGLDYVDIFYHHRPDPETPLEETMATLDLMVRQGKALYVGISNYPAPEAAEALRILKELGTPCVIHQPKYSMFERWIEGGLLDLLGEQGVGCIPFSPLAQGLLTNKYLHGIPEDSRAAKPHGFLQENQVTAERLQQLKELNALAVKRGQSLAQMALSWVLRDKRITSVLVGASRPEQLADSIKCLDQLSFSEDELSAIEHVLSDSYKN; this comes from the coding sequence ATGCCATATCTAGCCAACCCAGAACGTTACACTCAAATGCAATACCGCCGTTGCGGTAAAAGCGGTTTAAAATTGCCTGCCATCTCTTTAGGATTGTGGCATAATTTCGGATACGTTGATCAGCTGGAAAATTCCAGAAACATGGTGAAGCTCGCTTTTGATAGCGGGATTACACATTTTGATCTTGCAAACAATTATGGCCCGCCTCCGGGATCGGCAGAAGAAAACTTCTGTACCATTTTAAAGCAGGATTTTTCGGCTTACCGGGATGAAATGATTATTTCTTCCAAAGCTGGTTATACGATGTGGGATGGCCCTTACGGGGACTGGGGTTCTAAAAAATATTTAGTTTCCAGTCTGGATCAGAGTTTAAGGCGTATGGGGCTTGATTATGTAGATATTTTTTATCACCATCGTCCGGATCCTGAAACTCCGCTGGAAGAAACGATGGCTACGCTTGATTTAATGGTTCGCCAGGGAAAAGCTTTATACGTTGGAATTTCAAATTATCCTGCGCCTGAAGCAGCTGAAGCGTTGCGTATTTTAAAAGAACTGGGTACGCCCTGCGTAATTCATCAACCTAAATATTCTATGTTTGAAAGATGGATAGAAGGGGGATTACTGGATTTACTAGGTGAACAAGGAGTTGGATGTATTCCGTTTTCTCCATTGGCCCAGGGCTTACTGACCAATAAATACCTGCACGGTATTCCAGAAGATTCAAGAGCGGCAAAGCCGCATGGATTCTTACAGGAAAATCAGGTTACTGCCGAACGTCTTCAACAGTTAAAGGAATTAAATGCTTTAGCGGTTAAACGTGGTCAGAGCCTGGCACAAATGGCATTATCCTGGGTTTTAAGGGACAAGCGGATCACTTCTGTACTGGTAGGGGCAAGCAGGCCAGAACAGCTTGCAGATTCAATCAAATGTCTTGATCAGCTATCTTTTAGTGAAGATGAATTGAGTGCAATTGAGCATGTTTTATCTGATTCATATAAAAACTGA